CAAAATGGCACATGGCAAAAGGGCAGTTTGGCGAATACGTCGCCCAAACGATGCGTTATCGTGGTATCAAACAGGGCGATTTGGTTGAATCTAAGCGCGAAGAAAGTTATGAAATACCACAAAAAATCGATCTAAAAGATGGAAGTTCGACTTTGTGGAGTGAAACGTACCATGATTATTACCATCCCAAAGCAGGTGCGTACATACAAGCCAAAGAGCTTTTCATTGAAAAATCAGACCTCAAAGCACGTCTTGAAAAAGGCGACGTGAACCTTTTAGAGATCGGTTTTGGGATGGGTTACACCACCTTTAAAGCGTTAGAATTAGCCCAAACCTTAGCCAAAAATCGTTTACATGTAAACGCCATCGACCAAGACCGCATGCTCTTAAAAACGGCTTCTGCCATCGTCCCCAATACTTTACATGTAAAGATGTTGAACGCGCTTTTTACATGTAAAACCTACGAAGATGATTTTGCGAGGATCGACTTCCACACTATCGAAGCGCGCTATGGTGTCACACTTTTAAGCGAGACATTTGATGTCATCTTTTTAGACCCCTTTATCGAGAGCAATAACGCTTCGCTCGTCACGTTAGAATTTTCCCAAAACCTGCGAAAACTGCTTAAACCAAATGGCGTTTTGGTCACCTCAACCGCTTTACATGTAAGCCAAATCGGACTCACTCTCGCAGGCTTTGACGTCAGCGTCGCCAATGATGAAAACAGCGACATCAAAGGTGTTGTCGCCAAACATTCTACGGCTTCAAAATCGTTACATGTAAAAGAGCCGTACAGCGATCCTTATGGTGTTTGGAGTGATAAAATGATAGAAAGTGAGCATCAAAAAGTCTTTACATGTAAAGGCAAAAGTTAAAAGTTTAACCCTTTAGTGTAGTTAGATTACAGTCTCTTAATTTTTGAAATTCATTCTTTATATAGCGGATATTGTTTTCCAAAATATTTACATGCTATGTAACTTGTGATATTTGCGGCTAAGTTATGGTTACTATTGTCTTTTGCCAGCTCATCATAAAAACTAGTATGAAAATGTTGTCCAATCTTTTCATTATTTCTAAAAAATTCTAACTTAACGCTCTTCATCCTTGCCATGACTACAGTCGTATCAAATCTTCCAGTTTGTGGTTTATCTGGGAACGATATTTGTATAGTCAAATCATCCCCTTTGGGAATAGAGAGTTGTTGGAAATTATCTCCAACAATTTTTTGAAGTTTAATAAGCTCTTTATTATCGGTAGGCACAATTTCTATATTTGCTGAATTAAGTTTACCATTGAACCCAAAAGTAGATGGAATTTCATTTACTTTTTGCTTGATTTGTGAGCGAGGATATCCTCCGACACCCGAATTTGTTATATCCATATCTGATGCAGTTACATTTTTCATTGGGTGTGCAAGATCTACAATTTCTTTTGTTCCTGCTAGCATATTTTTACATGTATAATAGCTCATTGTTGAAATATGATCTTTAACGGTAATCCAATGTAAACCTGGTTCTACTTGGAAGTAAAGGTAATATGAAAATGACAAAGATTCATAAATAGATGCATTGTCATCAATAAAAATAGTGGCACTTGTCGTATATAAAGCTCTACTCATAAAGAGAAAAAGATCAACTTTTTCTGGATTACTTACTGTATCACTTTTGTAATCTTTAAGGTTGACAGTTTCTTTTGGCATTCTAGCATCACTTATAGCGGCAGCTATACAGCCTGTAAAAAGAAAACTAATGAGACAAAATAAGCTTGATAATAATAATTTTTTCATATTTTAGCCTTAGATTTGACGTTTGTATTCTTGATTTATCTAAGAGTAACTAGATATTACTTATATAGTTATTAAAATTATTTTATATGGGCAACTGGTTATTGTAATATTCTTTACAAAGACTATGAATTTTAACCTTTCTCTGTTAATATTAATGCTATAGAAATGTTATAGATCAAATTTTAGCTAAATTTCGTCTGCAAATCTTTACATGTAAAGATTTTTCACGTATCAAAAAACCAACCATCCTTTTTATTCTATGAAAAAAAGCTTTATTTGTAACGCTTACGACTTCTTTTTAAACAAAGCATCTTTACATGTAAACGTAAAAACATCAAAATTTACGTTATTTTTACGTCATATAATGCCCTCAAGTACGCTAAAAAGCCTATTTATCTAAAATCTTCTACAAAAATAGTATTTAAAAGTCGTCTTTAAAGTTTACATAAAATTTACATAGCTTTTCTAAGATACCACTATGAAATCTTATGAAAAGGATGAAAGATGACTCAAATGCTTAGCCGAAGAGGATTTTTAAAACTCTCTTCTACTGCAGCGGCCGTTGCAAGTCTCTCTTCGATACCAGGGACTCTTGGGGCGATTGAAGAGAGTAAAAAGCACTACAAAGGTACTACGAAGTTTACACCGAGTATTTGCGAGATGTGTACGAGTTCGTGTACCATTGAAGCGCGTGTGGAAGAGGGGAAGGGAATGTTTATTCGCGGTAATCCTGCGGATAAAAGTCGAGGTGGCAAAGTCTGCGCTCGTGGTAGTGCAGGGTTCAATCAGCTCTACGATCCACAACGTTTGGTCAAACCGATTATGCGTGTGGGTGAGCGTGGTGAAGGAAAGTGGAAAGAGGTCAGTTGGGACGAAGCATACACTTTCATAGCCAAAAAACTGGATGAGATCAAACAAAAACATGGAGCACATACGGTTGCATTTACAGCGCGCAGTGGTTGGACGAAAACATGGTTTCACCATTTAGCACAAGCGTATGGTTCACACAACCTTTTTGGGCACGAAGCGACCTGTCCACTCGCGTATGGTATGGCAGGTAAAGATGTATTTGGCGCAGGCGCTAACCGTGATTTTGCGAAAGCGAAATACATCATCAATATGGGCCACAATGTCTTTGAAGGTATTGTTATCTCTTACGCTCGTCAATACATGGATGCCCTTGCAAACGGTGCAAAACTGGTAACTTTGGAGCCAAGACTCTCTGTCATGGCAGCAAAGTCAACCGAATGGCATGCGATCAAACCAGGGCACGATCTTCCGTTTGTTTTAGCATTTATGCACACACTGATCCATGAAAATCTTTACGATAAAAAGTTTGTTGAAAAGTATTGTGAAGGCTTTGAAGAGCTTAAAGCGAGCATTGCAGAATATACCCCTGAAAAAATGGCAACGGAATGTGACATCCCTGCTGATACGATTAAACGATTGGCACGAGAGTTTGCAAAAGCGGCTCCAAAAGCGATCTTTGACTTTGGTCACAGAGTTACTTTTACACCACAAGAGTTGGAACTTCGCCGCGCGATGATGATGATCAACGTTCTTGTGGGTGCGGTGGAGAGAGATGGTGGTTATTACCTCTCTAAGGGAGCAGATTATTACAACCAATTTATTGGAGAGGGTGATCCAAAAGCCTTTAAACTTAAAAAACCAAAAACACCAGCGTATCCAAAAGTCGAAGTACCACGCATTGACCGCATCGGTGAGAAAGACAGTGAATTTTTCCTTGCAGGCAAAGGTGAAGGCATCGTTACATTGATTCCTCATGCGACACTGACAGAACTTCCAGGGGTTGGTTATAAACTGCATGGATGGTTCATCGCACGAAACAATCCTGTTATGACACAGTCCAATATGGAAAATGTGATCAAAGCGATTAAAGCGATGGATTTGGTGGTGGTTGTGGATATTCAAGTCTCCGATACCGCATGGTACGCCGATGTGGTACTTCCAGATACGACTTATTTAGAAAGAGATGAAGAGTTTACTGCCAGTGGTAGTAAAAATCCAAGTTACGGGGTCGGTCGCCAAAAAGTGGTTGAGCCAATTGGAGAGAGTAGAGCACCATGGCGTATTGCTAAAGAGCTCGCTGAAAAAATGGGACTCAGTGCGTATTTCCCTTACAAAGATATTGAAGATTATCGTTTGCAACAAGTGGGTGATAACATTGATTTACTCGCTAAACTTAAAGCGACGGGTTCAGCTAGCTTTGGTGTGCCTTTGATGCTTCAAGAGAAAAAGA
Above is a genomic segment from Sulfurospirillum halorespirans DSM 13726 containing:
- the phsA gene encoding thiosulfate reductase PhsA, with amino-acid sequence MTQMLSRRGFLKLSSTAAAVASLSSIPGTLGAIEESKKHYKGTTKFTPSICEMCTSSCTIEARVEEGKGMFIRGNPADKSRGGKVCARGSAGFNQLYDPQRLVKPIMRVGERGEGKWKEVSWDEAYTFIAKKLDEIKQKHGAHTVAFTARSGWTKTWFHHLAQAYGSHNLFGHEATCPLAYGMAGKDVFGAGANRDFAKAKYIINMGHNVFEGIVISYARQYMDALANGAKLVTLEPRLSVMAAKSTEWHAIKPGHDLPFVLAFMHTLIHENLYDKKFVEKYCEGFEELKASIAEYTPEKMATECDIPADTIKRLAREFAKAAPKAIFDFGHRVTFTPQELELRRAMMMINVLVGAVERDGGYYLSKGADYYNQFIGEGDPKAFKLKKPKTPAYPKVEVPRIDRIGEKDSEFFLAGKGEGIVTLIPHATLTELPGVGYKLHGWFIARNNPVMTQSNMENVIKAIKAMDLVVVVDIQVSDTAWYADVVLPDTTYLERDEEFTASGSKNPSYGVGRQKVVEPIGESRAPWRIAKELAEKMGLSAYFPYKDIEDYRLQQVGDNIDLLAKLKATGSASFGVPLMLQEKKSVAEFVKKFPSAAVKVNEEGTIDFPQKIQLFSKKLQEISQKGGLSYEPYKYKEADELYFVNGKSAVRSNSHNGNNAWLNNLLDDAAVWIHPKTAERLGIKNGDKIDVYNKYSTQKGKALVTKGVREDTIFAYFGFGHISKELKRAYGKGVNSNSLYSPLVSPNSGMNLHVVGVKVKKA